A genome region from Alicyclobacillus acidocaldarius subsp. acidocaldarius DSM 446 includes the following:
- a CDS encoding homoserine dehydrogenase codes for MKRVRLGLIGCGVVGSGVLRVLSDRGGVIGDMQMEPVRIAVKHLSRPRPSYVPREKLTDDWRSVCLADDVDVVVEVMGGVDVAHEVVRTAIRAGKPVVTANKALMAARGLELRALARDHGVSLRYEASVLGGVPVIHTLQTYFRVNRVTALRGIVNGTSNYILTRMTHEGASFADALAEAQALGYAEPDPTSDVEGHDAYFKLQVLLQVLGVDTEPLRNEVLAPALGARPADARPAAYLAAPREGISHVRPDDVLRARSRGEKLKHVATARWREDGVVEAFVRVESVPPSDPLFGIDGVENALAITGDVVGTVTLTGPGAGALPTASAVLEDVVQLVEVPHAGNAGVEDELEWRVNTSRR; via the coding sequence TTGAAGCGCGTTCGACTGGGTCTCATCGGTTGCGGTGTGGTGGGGAGCGGTGTGCTCCGGGTGTTGAGCGATCGCGGCGGTGTCATCGGGGACATGCAGATGGAGCCTGTGCGCATCGCCGTCAAGCACCTGTCTCGCCCGCGGCCTTCGTATGTGCCGCGGGAGAAGCTGACGGACGACTGGCGCTCCGTCTGCCTCGCGGACGACGTGGATGTCGTGGTCGAGGTAATGGGCGGCGTCGACGTGGCGCACGAGGTGGTCCGCACGGCCATTCGCGCGGGCAAGCCCGTGGTGACCGCGAACAAGGCGCTCATGGCGGCGCGCGGCCTCGAACTCCGGGCGCTGGCCCGGGACCACGGCGTGTCGCTTCGATACGAGGCGAGCGTGCTCGGCGGCGTGCCCGTGATTCACACGCTGCAGACCTACTTCCGGGTGAATCGCGTCACGGCCCTGCGCGGCATCGTGAACGGGACGAGCAACTACATCCTCACCCGCATGACCCATGAGGGCGCGAGCTTCGCGGACGCATTGGCCGAAGCGCAGGCGCTCGGCTACGCCGAACCCGATCCCACATCGGACGTGGAAGGCCACGACGCGTACTTCAAACTCCAGGTGCTTCTGCAGGTGCTGGGCGTCGACACCGAGCCGCTGCGGAACGAGGTCCTCGCTCCGGCGTTGGGTGCACGGCCTGCAGACGCGCGGCCGGCGGCCTACCTTGCGGCACCGCGGGAGGGGATTTCGCATGTTCGCCCGGACGACGTTCTGCGGGCGAGATCGCGCGGGGAGAAGCTGAAGCACGTCGCCACCGCCCGCTGGCGCGAGGACGGGGTGGTGGAGGCCTTCGTCCGCGTCGAATCCGTCCCGCCCTCCGATCCGCTATTCGGCATCGACGGCGTCGAAAACGCGCTCGCCATCACGGGCGACGTGGTGGGCACCGTGACGCTCACCGGCCCCGGCGCCGGCGCGCTGCCCACGGCGAGCGCGGTGCTCGAGGACGTGGTCCAATTGGTCGAGGTGCCGCATGCAGGAAACGCAGGCGTCGAGGACGAATTAGAATGGCGAGTGAATACATCCAGAAGGTAG
- a CDS encoding type II secretion system F family protein produces MSVYRYEAIARPNRRERGKIEADSEADAIRALGERGLFVVGLKAMNERSDFWNRELKLSFLEPKVKSEDFVPFCRQFATLVRAGVPLVPALQVLEEQLRKGPLKKAVAEVAAKVEGGTALWESLAEYPKVFPPMFVQMVRAGEASGSLEEVLESTARFEEGQRETISKIKSALMYPALVSVMSVLVAGFLMINVIPSFVSVFASMHVTLPLPTRIVLFSADAVKRFWYLAILLVVLLAGAWIFISRHGESRYWRDRLALRVPIFGKLLRYRAMAQASRTLAMLFHAALPALTAMSLAADAVSNRYVRVSLRRARDTLGEGGALSEALQRAGAFTPLMVQMVRVGETTGHLDDMLARVATFYESELEVMVERLRQLLEPLLTTVLSGVVGIIALSVLLPMFSLYNNLGSYGVS; encoded by the coding sequence GTGAGCGTGTACCGGTATGAGGCCATTGCGCGCCCCAACCGGCGTGAGCGCGGCAAGATTGAGGCCGACTCGGAGGCAGACGCAATTCGCGCACTTGGCGAGCGCGGGCTGTTTGTCGTCGGCCTGAAGGCCATGAACGAAAGGTCGGACTTTTGGAATCGAGAGTTAAAATTGAGCTTCCTCGAGCCCAAGGTGAAGTCTGAGGATTTCGTCCCCTTCTGCCGCCAGTTCGCGACGCTTGTGCGGGCAGGGGTGCCGCTCGTACCGGCCCTTCAAGTGTTGGAGGAGCAACTGCGAAAGGGGCCCCTGAAGAAAGCGGTGGCCGAGGTGGCCGCGAAGGTCGAGGGCGGGACCGCGCTCTGGGAGAGCTTGGCCGAGTACCCGAAGGTCTTCCCGCCGATGTTCGTCCAGATGGTCCGCGCGGGCGAGGCGAGCGGTTCCCTCGAGGAAGTGCTGGAGTCCACGGCAAGATTTGAGGAGGGCCAACGGGAGACGATTTCAAAGATCAAGTCGGCGCTCATGTACCCGGCGCTCGTCTCGGTGATGTCGGTGCTGGTGGCCGGGTTTTTGATGATCAATGTGATTCCGTCGTTCGTCTCTGTGTTTGCCTCCATGCACGTGACGCTGCCGCTTCCGACCCGCATTGTGTTGTTTTCCGCGGACGCGGTGAAACGATTCTGGTACTTGGCGATTCTCTTAGTGGTGCTGTTGGCAGGGGCATGGATTTTCATCAGTCGCCATGGTGAAAGCCGATACTGGCGGGATCGCCTGGCGCTCCGCGTACCCATTTTCGGCAAGCTGCTTCGCTATCGTGCGATGGCCCAGGCGTCGCGCACGCTGGCGATGCTGTTTCACGCAGCCCTGCCGGCGCTGACGGCGATGTCGCTCGCGGCCGACGCAGTGAGCAACCGCTACGTACGCGTGAGCCTGCGGCGAGCGCGTGACACGCTTGGAGAAGGGGGCGCACTGTCCGAAGCGCTGCAAAGGGCAGGCGCTTTCACGCCTTTGATGGTGCAGATGGTGCGGGTCGGCGAGACCACGGGGCATCTCGATGATATGCTCGCGCGCGTAGCGACCTTCTACGAGTCCGAGCTGGAGGTGATGGTGGAGCGACTCCGGCAACTGCTCGAGCCGCTGTTGACGACGGTGCTGTCCGGCGTGGTGGGCATCATCGCGCTGTCGGTGCTGTTGCCCATGTTCTCGCTGTATAACAATCTCGGGTCGTACGGCGTCTCGTGA
- a CDS encoding tetratricopeptide repeat protein — protein sequence MNRKLVVSAGCAALMAGLVAGCGTANNTTNPANTAVKNPAAKSNTTVVQQGHNNLVVAPTSEVGSANLKRLTAIADKQPSNFEAQLNAADSASANGNTALAIQYFKRAVQANPKSGLALTALGNMYRERENQPKEAIPYYQKSIQVDPSYGWAYWQLAQAYLTLKETSLAKQTLEQGLKNVSKKDTAYADIQSALAQLNGSQKAPK from the coding sequence ATGAATCGCAAGCTTGTTGTATCTGCTGGGTGTGCCGCACTGATGGCGGGCCTGGTGGCAGGGTGCGGCACAGCCAACAATACGACAAATCCGGCGAACACGGCCGTCAAAAACCCCGCGGCGAAGAGCAATACCACGGTCGTCCAGCAGGGGCACAACAACCTCGTGGTGGCGCCGACAAGCGAGGTCGGAAGCGCCAACCTGAAGCGGCTCACGGCCATCGCGGACAAGCAGCCGTCCAACTTCGAGGCGCAGCTCAACGCCGCGGACAGCGCGTCCGCGAACGGCAACACGGCGCTCGCCATCCAGTACTTCAAGCGCGCCGTGCAGGCGAATCCCAAGTCCGGCCTGGCACTGACCGCGCTCGGCAACATGTACCGCGAGCGCGAGAATCAGCCGAAGGAAGCCATTCCGTACTACCAGAAGTCGATTCAGGTGGATCCTTCGTACGGCTGGGCCTACTGGCAGCTGGCGCAGGCATATCTCACGTTGAAGGAGACGAGCCTCGCGAAGCAGACGCTCGAACAGGGCCTGAAGAACGTCAGCAAGAAGGACACGGCCTATGCGGATATCCAGTCGGCGCTCGCGCAGTTGAACGGTTCGCAGAAGGCGCCCAAGTGA
- a CDS encoding peptidoglycan D,D-transpeptidase FtsI family protein encodes MRRQRRDRQVNRADIQRQHRVRLGVLYGGVFLAMSSLIVRLGEVQVVQGAAYRASERVIHYARIPVLPQRGWIYDANGQVLAWDVPVVKIELVRSRPLSSATLRREAQILAPVLETTPAALYHRMTSNPSALQVTLATHVSDAQVAFVVEHQAELPGIQVIQDYERQYPYGDLAGQVLGYVGAITAQNVGQYPGYLDNQQVGETGIEYEYEHLLQGKPGYRLVAINSTGAGLGVMKEVRPVGGDNIQLTLDGREQAVTQEIIQQMLASSPHQHITDVAAVMLNVRTGGVIAMASYPYLDPNWYVNGSYVQHAHYLETSGAQMNYAIQAINYPGSTVKPANLIAAMNAGVVNPQTRIFDNGYIYVGTQIIHEDGGIAFGWVNPVEALTVSSDVFMYEVGLRLGKWLGSSDTSGGTYPASAGSYQNYLDTDFAKGINQIFQEEEDFGLGPKTGIDLPYEVPGEFFIEDYRKGNIQVPYNLQASEASLRKTGKYVNYGSPASLADADIGQSQMFSPIQLAVYAMTLADQGIRLKPHLLERVYAPNATPSNGAKPIFTYKPQVAGVVKAKLWEWNLVKQGMHGVTSNPAGTAYYAFLGAPYQAAGKTGTAQIVMDGRRTDNSVFICYAPLNHPLVAVAVMAPGGGYGAQFSAIIARKMIDAYFDEHHEPWMPKSQWTSTRIPSSWFSSPAYLLPEKSH; translated from the coding sequence ATGCGACGTCAAAGACGGGATCGCCAGGTCAATCGAGCGGACATTCAGCGCCAGCACCGCGTGCGTTTGGGCGTCTTGTACGGTGGCGTCTTCCTCGCCATGAGTTCGCTCATTGTTCGGCTGGGTGAGGTCCAAGTCGTGCAAGGTGCGGCGTATCGGGCGAGCGAGCGGGTCATTCACTACGCGCGCATCCCAGTGTTGCCGCAGCGCGGCTGGATTTACGACGCGAATGGCCAGGTGCTGGCGTGGGACGTGCCCGTCGTCAAGATCGAACTTGTGCGATCTCGCCCGCTGTCGAGCGCGACGCTTCGGCGGGAGGCCCAAATCCTGGCGCCTGTCCTCGAAACCACGCCCGCAGCGCTGTATCACCGGATGACGTCCAATCCATCCGCGCTGCAGGTGACCTTGGCCACGCATGTGAGCGACGCGCAGGTGGCGTTCGTGGTGGAACATCAGGCCGAGTTGCCAGGCATTCAGGTCATTCAGGATTACGAGCGCCAGTATCCCTACGGCGATCTCGCCGGCCAAGTGCTCGGTTACGTGGGGGCGATCACGGCGCAAAACGTAGGCCAATACCCAGGTTACTTGGACAATCAGCAGGTCGGCGAAACGGGCATTGAGTACGAATACGAGCATCTCCTTCAAGGGAAGCCGGGTTACCGACTCGTGGCCATCAACAGCACAGGGGCAGGGCTCGGCGTAATGAAGGAGGTCAGGCCCGTTGGAGGTGACAACATCCAGCTCACGCTAGACGGGCGCGAGCAGGCCGTGACGCAGGAGATCATCCAGCAGATGCTTGCGTCATCTCCCCATCAGCACATCACCGACGTCGCGGCGGTGATGCTCAACGTGCGGACAGGCGGCGTGATCGCCATGGCGAGCTATCCGTATCTGGATCCGAATTGGTACGTGAACGGCTCGTATGTCCAACACGCGCACTATCTCGAGACCTCCGGCGCGCAGATGAATTACGCCATTCAGGCCATCAATTATCCCGGATCGACCGTGAAACCGGCCAATCTCATCGCGGCAATGAACGCGGGAGTGGTGAATCCCCAGACGCGCATTTTCGACAACGGCTATATCTACGTGGGAACCCAGATCATCCATGAGGATGGGGGGATCGCGTTCGGGTGGGTGAACCCGGTGGAGGCGCTCACGGTGTCGAGCGACGTGTTCATGTACGAGGTGGGGCTGCGCTTGGGCAAATGGCTTGGGTCGAGCGATACCTCCGGCGGCACCTATCCGGCGTCGGCGGGATCGTACCAAAACTATCTCGACACGGATTTCGCCAAGGGCATCAATCAGATCTTCCAGGAGGAAGAGGATTTTGGCCTTGGCCCGAAGACGGGGATCGATCTGCCGTACGAGGTGCCGGGCGAATTCTTCATCGAAGACTACCGGAAGGGGAACATTCAAGTTCCGTACAATTTGCAGGCGAGCGAAGCTTCCCTTCGGAAGACGGGCAAGTACGTAAACTACGGCTCGCCCGCCAGTTTGGCCGACGCGGATATTGGACAGTCGCAGATGTTCAGCCCCATCCAGCTCGCGGTCTACGCGATGACGCTGGCCGACCAGGGCATTCGGCTGAAGCCGCATCTCCTCGAGCGCGTGTACGCTCCGAATGCCACACCGTCCAACGGAGCGAAGCCGATTTTCACCTACAAGCCGCAGGTGGCGGGCGTGGTGAAGGCGAAGCTCTGGGAATGGAACTTGGTCAAGCAGGGCATGCACGGCGTCACGTCGAATCCGGCAGGGACAGCGTACTACGCCTTTCTCGGGGCACCCTATCAAGCGGCGGGCAAGACGGGCACGGCGCAGATTGTGATGGACGGCCGGCGCACAGACAACTCGGTGTTCATTTGTTATGCGCCGCTCAACCACCCGCTGGTGGCCGTCGCCGTGATGGCGCCGGGCGGAGGGTATGGCGCGCAGTTTTCAGCCATCATTGCGCGGAAGATGATCGATGCGTACTTTGACGAGCACCACGAGCCGTGGATGCCGAAGAGTCAGTGGACGAGCACGCGGATCCCGTCCAGTTGGTTCTCTTCACCGGCGTACCTGCTCCCAGAGAAGTCCCATTGA
- a CDS encoding MTP-1 family protein produces the protein MSAAKTCEWLAQEYRQHRQVFRAEKIRFRGVDGRDVYNIAAPLIDEGRAIIPARVEPRDSEFSEVIFFHEAPDGVWSRAEGLRTFRGLQDPFHARIHGELVFGGVEIWTNPFHNYEIEYRTVFYRGNSVGDLRLFAVGPQWMKDIRLVELPDGRVGVFTRPNGSRYGGQAQIGWTILSSLDDLSPDSILKAECLPDRFHPGEWGGVNEAQLLDDRTIGVLGHIAYRSEDGSLHYKAMCFSLHLDEEIVTPVRVIAERSDFLWGDAKRPELADVVFSGGLVRYEDGTAHLYAGVSDAEAQRLLIPDPFAAQVRYALEMEA, from the coding sequence ATGAGTGCCGCGAAGACATGTGAGTGGCTTGCACAGGAGTATCGGCAGCATCGTCAGGTGTTCCGAGCTGAGAAGATTCGCTTTCGCGGCGTCGACGGGCGCGACGTGTACAACATCGCGGCGCCACTGATCGATGAGGGGCGGGCCATCATCCCGGCTCGCGTGGAGCCACGCGACAGTGAGTTTTCCGAGGTGATCTTTTTCCACGAGGCGCCGGATGGCGTGTGGTCGAGGGCGGAGGGGCTGCGGACGTTCCGCGGGCTTCAGGATCCGTTTCACGCGCGCATCCACGGCGAGCTGGTGTTCGGGGGCGTCGAGATCTGGACGAACCCGTTCCACAACTACGAGATCGAATACCGAACTGTGTTCTACCGCGGCAATTCGGTGGGCGACCTTCGCCTCTTTGCCGTGGGGCCGCAGTGGATGAAGGACATCCGCCTCGTGGAGCTGCCGGACGGCCGCGTCGGCGTGTTCACGCGGCCGAACGGAAGCCGGTACGGCGGTCAGGCCCAAATTGGTTGGACCATCCTGTCTTCGCTCGACGATCTGTCGCCCGACTCGATTCTGAAGGCGGAGTGTTTGCCGGATCGCTTCCACCCGGGTGAGTGGGGCGGCGTGAACGAGGCGCAGCTCCTGGATGACCGCACCATCGGTGTGCTGGGGCACATCGCGTATCGGTCTGAGGACGGATCGCTCCACTACAAGGCGATGTGTTTCTCCCTACATCTCGACGAGGAAATCGTGACGCCGGTGCGGGTCATCGCTGAGCGGAGCGACTTTCTGTGGGGGGACGCGAAGCGGCCTGAGCTGGCGGATGTCGTGTTCAGCGGAGGCCTGGTTCGGTATGAGGACGGCACGGCGCATCTGTACGCCGGTGTGTCGGACGCCGAGGCGCAGCGCCTGTTGATTCCCGATCCCTTCGCCGCCCAGGTGCGGTATGCGCTTGAAATGGAGGCGTGA
- the panD gene encoding aspartate 1-decarboxylase: MFRTLMKSKIHRATVTQTNLHYVGSITIDEDLMEAADLVENEKVQVVNVHTGARFETYVIPGDRGSGVIGLNGAAARLAEPGDLVIIISYAAYSEEEVRRHRPTVVVVDADNRPVEALASEAEENKRIEHATARV, encoded by the coding sequence ATGTTTCGCACGCTGATGAAGTCCAAGATCCACCGCGCCACCGTGACGCAGACCAACCTGCACTACGTCGGCAGTATCACCATCGATGAGGACCTCATGGAAGCTGCCGATCTCGTCGAGAACGAGAAGGTCCAGGTGGTCAACGTCCACACGGGCGCGCGGTTTGAGACGTATGTGATCCCCGGCGATCGCGGTTCGGGCGTGATCGGCCTGAACGGCGCAGCGGCGAGGCTGGCCGAGCCGGGCGATTTGGTCATCATCATTTCGTATGCGGCCTACAGCGAGGAGGAGGTCCGGCGTCACCGCCCGACCGTCGTGGTGGTGGACGCGGACAATCGGCCCGTCGAGGCCCTCGCCTCCGAGGCCGAGGAGAATAAGCGCATCGAACACGCCACAGCGCGCGTGTAA
- a CDS encoding prepilin-type N-terminal cleavage/methylation domain-containing protein, which translates to MGQMKMKISNLKQKLRDQRGVTLIEMLAVVVILAILAAVGVPIVLAQIQKARVNTDKSNEQLIADALQRAEYDYQSNSTNQGSLGITNGAIINGSGAQIGVVSNGTLSNNVAVYNYLLGNGSGNGYLTSIPTPQSQTGNFTIVTTPPANNSSTPSVTFTYPNSTGGIQSWYITIQ; encoded by the coding sequence ATGGGTCAGATGAAAATGAAGATTTCGAATTTGAAACAAAAACTCCGGGATCAGCGCGGCGTGACGCTGATCGAAATGCTGGCGGTCGTTGTGATCTTGGCGATCCTGGCGGCGGTCGGCGTGCCGATTGTGCTGGCGCAGATCCAGAAGGCGCGCGTCAACACCGATAAATCGAACGAGCAGTTGATTGCGGACGCGCTGCAGCGGGCGGAGTATGATTATCAGTCGAACTCGACGAATCAGGGGAGCCTGGGCATCACGAACGGCGCGATTATCAACGGCAGTGGCGCACAGATCGGTGTGGTGTCGAACGGGACGCTGTCGAACAACGTGGCTGTTTACAACTATCTGCTCGGTAACGGGAGCGGAAACGGGTATCTGACGAGCATTCCGACGCCGCAGTCCCAGACGGGCAACTTCACCATTGTCACGACTCCGCCAGCAAATAACTCCTCCACCCCGTCTGTCACGTTTACGTATCCGAACAGCACCGGCGGCATTCAAAGCTGGTATATCACCATTCAGTAA
- a CDS encoding GspE/PulE family protein: protein MARKRMGELLVESGMLAPEQLEMALAEQRETGARLGDILINNGYITEQQLVEVLEFQLGIPHVILANMKIDPEVLKLVPERLAETYVLIPYRKSGNRLYVAMADPLDYYAIDDLRRSTNLVIMPAIATRQDIQAAISRHYRGNEVFETAVKSVAEAAPPRGEPEPENRADSPVVRALNQILIEAADAGASDVHLDPQADGVLLRFRVDGFLRTERVIPRNLQSGLVARVKILARLNIAEQRLPQDGRFEFAEGGRKVDVRVSTMPTAHGEKVVLRIFDLAKRAFNLDELGFSPANRAAFERMITKPYGAVLITGPTGSGKTSTLYAALKRLATPAVNVITIEDPIEYQLEGVNQVQVNPAAGLTFARGLRAILRQDPDIIMVGEIRDNETAEIAMRAALTGHRVLSTLHTNDAASAINRLIDMGVPAYMMASGVTGVVAQRLVRLVCPRCKHERPVTPLEQELLEQNGFTADRLVEGRGCAACGNTGYKGRMAVQEVLEVDDDLARLVLTSRSTEDYLQAAKERGMRTMFQDGLEKALQGKTTVQEVLRVTAAT from the coding sequence TTGGCGCGCAAGCGCATGGGTGAGTTGCTCGTGGAGTCGGGCATGCTCGCGCCGGAGCAGTTGGAGATGGCGCTCGCGGAGCAGCGGGAGACCGGCGCTCGGCTCGGGGACATTCTCATTAACAACGGCTACATCACCGAGCAGCAGCTCGTGGAAGTCCTCGAGTTTCAGCTCGGCATCCCCCACGTCATCCTGGCGAACATGAAGATCGATCCCGAGGTGTTGAAGCTTGTCCCCGAACGCCTCGCGGAGACGTATGTCCTGATCCCGTATCGAAAGAGCGGGAATCGCCTGTACGTCGCGATGGCCGATCCGCTCGATTACTACGCCATCGACGATCTGCGCCGATCGACCAACCTCGTCATCATGCCTGCCATCGCGACGCGCCAGGACATCCAGGCTGCCATCTCGCGCCACTACCGAGGCAACGAGGTCTTCGAGACGGCCGTGAAGTCCGTGGCCGAGGCCGCGCCGCCGCGCGGGGAGCCCGAGCCCGAGAACCGCGCCGACTCGCCCGTCGTTCGCGCGCTCAATCAAATCCTCATCGAGGCGGCGGACGCCGGCGCGTCCGACGTGCACCTGGATCCGCAGGCGGACGGGGTGCTCCTGCGCTTCCGCGTCGACGGCTTTTTGCGCACGGAGCGCGTGATTCCTCGCAACCTTCAGAGTGGCCTGGTGGCGCGCGTGAAGATCTTGGCCCGGCTCAACATCGCGGAGCAGCGGCTGCCGCAGGACGGAAGGTTTGAGTTCGCGGAGGGCGGGCGCAAGGTCGACGTGCGCGTCTCCACCATGCCCACCGCGCACGGGGAAAAGGTCGTTTTGCGGATCTTCGATCTCGCCAAGCGCGCCTTCAACCTGGACGAGCTCGGCTTTTCGCCCGCCAATCGGGCGGCGTTCGAACGGATGATCACGAAGCCGTACGGCGCCGTGCTCATCACGGGGCCGACGGGATCGGGCAAGACGTCGACGCTGTACGCGGCGTTGAAGCGGCTCGCGACGCCGGCGGTGAACGTCATCACCATCGAGGATCCCATCGAGTACCAACTCGAGGGTGTGAACCAGGTCCAGGTCAACCCGGCCGCTGGGCTCACGTTCGCGCGCGGCCTGCGTGCCATCCTGCGCCAGGATCCGGACATCATCATGGTGGGCGAGATCCGCGACAATGAGACGGCCGAGATCGCCATGCGCGCCGCGCTCACGGGTCACCGCGTCCTCTCGACGCTGCATACGAACGACGCGGCCAGCGCCATCAACCGGCTCATCGACATGGGCGTGCCGGCCTATATGATGGCCTCCGGCGTGACCGGCGTGGTGGCGCAGCGTCTGGTGCGGCTCGTCTGTCCGCGCTGCAAGCACGAGCGCCCGGTGACGCCGCTCGAGCAGGAGCTTCTCGAGCAAAACGGCTTCACCGCGGACAGGCTGGTCGAGGGACGCGGCTGCGCCGCCTGCGGCAATACGGGGTACAAGGGCCGCATGGCCGTGCAGGAGGTCCTGGAGGTGGACGACGATCTCGCCCGGCTCGTGCTGACGTCTCGATCGACGGAGGACTACCTGCAAGCGGCAAAGGAGCGCGGCATGCGGACGATGTTCCAGGACGGGCTGGAGAAGGCGCTGCAAGGCAAGACGACGGTGCAGGAAGTGCTGCGCGTGACGGCCGCGACGTGA
- a CDS encoding retropepsin-like aspartic protease, whose translation MALTCAPLAAAPMAQAATRAPSSVSHVKVAPGHVRVIIHGKLYDAIRVGNDTYVEEAAFNAFGTPYVDLGNGNIALTGRNVQGVVYDGKTYVPWSALAPSVRAIPLKGGGFAFVSQPVKHSYALLIQASQAVAGSVAVLNVVTVDGDNSVPGQAITVSSTGFSQLEPSSGASTIHVTTDGTGTWQGGLTDSTAETVYVTVSWKTPSGGVVRQTVPVPFQAPKANGSTGNANSGDSQSPPSLSSEHLVASTPVSFYQNGVFLQASSGEESITFQLDTGAYETLLGASLAAQLHLPNLGSIEVGGIGGTDEAYMSKVTLNIGGHVFPDIPCIVDPSWTGIPLLGYGFFQQNGYDLLISQTQSTLYIMK comes from the coding sequence ATGGCACTGACATGCGCGCCGCTCGCCGCGGCCCCGATGGCGCAGGCCGCGACGCGCGCGCCCTCGAGTGTGTCGCACGTCAAAGTCGCGCCCGGACACGTGCGCGTGATCATCCACGGAAAGCTGTACGACGCCATCCGCGTCGGCAACGATACGTACGTCGAGGAAGCCGCGTTCAACGCCTTCGGCACGCCGTACGTCGATCTCGGCAACGGCAACATCGCGTTGACCGGCCGCAACGTGCAGGGCGTCGTGTATGACGGGAAGACGTACGTGCCCTGGTCGGCGCTCGCCCCGTCGGTTCGGGCCATTCCGCTGAAGGGCGGGGGCTTTGCATTTGTCAGCCAGCCGGTCAAGCATAGCTACGCTCTTTTGATTCAGGCTTCGCAGGCGGTTGCCGGCAGCGTCGCGGTGTTGAACGTGGTGACGGTGGATGGAGACAACTCCGTGCCGGGGCAGGCCATCACGGTTTCAAGCACAGGCTTCAGCCAACTTGAACCGTCCTCCGGCGCGTCCACGATTCACGTCACCACGGACGGCACGGGCACGTGGCAGGGGGGATTGACCGACTCGACGGCCGAGACGGTGTACGTGACCGTCTCCTGGAAAACGCCGTCGGGCGGGGTTGTGCGCCAGACCGTGCCCGTGCCGTTCCAGGCGCCGAAGGCCAACGGATCGACGGGCAACGCCAACAGCGGCGATTCGCAGTCTCCGCCATCGCTCAGCTCGGAGCATCTCGTGGCGTCCACACCGGTGAGCTTCTACCAGAACGGCGTGTTCCTGCAGGCTTCGAGCGGGGAGGAATCCATCACGTTCCAGTTAGACACGGGCGCTTATGAAACGCTCCTCGGCGCATCGCTCGCCGCGCAACTCCATCTGCCCAATCTCGGCAGCATTGAGGTCGGCGGGATCGGCGGGACGGATGAGGCGTACATGAGCAAGGTGACGTTGAACATCGGCGGCCACGTCTTTCCGGACATCCCCTGCATCGTGGATCCGAGCTGGACCGGGATCCCGCTTTTGGGATACGGATTCTTCCAACAAAATGGGTATGATCTTTTGATCTCGCAGACGCAGAGTACCCTGTACATCATGAAGTGA
- a CDS encoding type IV pilus modification PilV family protein, with the protein MGFSPPVTRGPLEGLRVRTCKPGNKGRGWSSRSKGFTLIEVLASVVIIVMAGTAALFAVESVQAGQLKEAEYSKALGLATTIAEEIRDRNPNAQIQILEPIITQSLSGGSTVSAFQQSLNLTQQLAMTLDSALNAVLSNLSALNGLLQQGATFDQMVQAILNFPSTVYSQMLSTSSAPINAMAVSPSMLWPFAVVIPGDALGDASLKNQTATLYIPSPAVLGTPSGSGMTFTEFMLDEALGGKSWNGPYLLPDGYTCTVNAAPVGGSGSSQLAPMWSYTIRVQSPHGAVAQETVTV; encoded by the coding sequence ATGGGGTTCAGTCCCCCAGTTACACGGGGGCCGCTGGAGGGACTGAGGGTGCGCACGTGCAAACCAGGCAACAAGGGTCGCGGCTGGAGCTCGCGGTCCAAGGGTTTCACCTTGATTGAGGTTTTGGCGAGCGTGGTCATCATCGTGATGGCGGGAACGGCGGCGCTTTTTGCGGTGGAGTCGGTGCAGGCCGGGCAACTGAAAGAGGCTGAGTATTCGAAAGCTCTTGGGCTTGCCACGACGATTGCAGAGGAGATCCGGGACAGGAATCCGAATGCGCAAATTCAGATCCTAGAGCCTATTATCACACAGAGTTTATCTGGCGGCTCGACCGTCTCGGCGTTTCAACAGAGTCTCAACTTAACGCAGCAGCTTGCAATGACTCTGGACTCCGCCCTCAACGCGGTGCTGTCCAATTTGAGTGCATTGAACGGCCTGCTCCAACAAGGCGCGACATTCGACCAAATGGTCCAGGCCATTTTGAATTTCCCGTCGACGGTCTACTCGCAGATGCTGTCGACGTCATCCGCCCCCATCAACGCGATGGCCGTATCGCCTTCTATGTTGTGGCCGTTCGCAGTGGTTATCCCCGGTGACGCGCTTGGAGACGCGTCCTTGAAGAATCAAACCGCGACGCTATATATCCCGTCTCCTGCGGTGCTCGGCACGCCTTCGGGCAGCGGCATGACCTTCACGGAATTTATGCTCGACGAGGCGTTGGGTGGTAAATCATGGAATGGGCCCTATCTGCTCCCTGACGGGTACACGTGCACGGTAAACGCGGCGCCGGTCGGGGGGAGTGGTTCGTCCCAGTTGGCACCGATGTGGAGTTACACGATTCGCGTTCAGAGTCCACACGGCGCCGTCGCACAGGAGACGGTGACTGTCTGA